A genomic segment from Paraburkholderia largidicola encodes:
- a CDS encoding toxin-antitoxin system TumE family protein: MKATPLLNQRRAIDAHSFASLVVWQLPEPVPGSTHLYKYSLAYIVSRVCVLRYDNERGKGDHRHWGEVETPYVFTTPEQLIADFWSDIATWRASP; encoded by the coding sequence ATGAAAGCCACTCCTCTCCTGAATCAACGCCGCGCCATCGACGCTCATTCGTTTGCGAGTCTCGTCGTGTGGCAATTGCCGGAACCCGTACCGGGCAGCACGCACCTGTACAAGTACAGCCTGGCGTATATCGTTAGCCGGGTTTGCGTTCTCCGGTACGACAATGAACGCGGCAAGGGCGATCATCGCCATTGGGGAGAAGTGGAAACACCCTATGTCTTCACCACGCCTGAACAGCTTATTGCTGATTTCTGGTCGGACATTGCCACTTGGAGGGCGTCACCATGA
- a CDS encoding glycosyltransferase family 2 protein, giving the protein MSQSNGVAEYRPLLTIVAPAYNEQEVLPEFHRRVSATLDQLGMPAEILYVNDGSTDATLSVMRQLQADDRRVSLIDLSRNFGKEIAMTAGLDYARGEAVIVIDTDLQDPPELIPEMVRLWRAGHDVVYAQRQSRDGETWLKKATAHCFYRLIDRVARVRVPRDTGDYRLLSRRAVEAVQQLKEQHRFMKGLFAWVGFSQIALPYRRDARYAGVTKWNYWKLWNFAIEGITSFTTVPLRVATYIGLGTAAFAFSYAAVVFYRAIMHGDPVRGYPSLMIVMLFLGGVQLMTLGVIGEYVGRMFNETKGRPLYFTNQVTFGANPPAVATSRSDIVGTA; this is encoded by the coding sequence ATGTCACAAAGCAATGGCGTAGCGGAATATCGACCGCTGCTTACCATCGTCGCGCCGGCATATAACGAGCAGGAAGTCTTGCCAGAGTTTCACCGGAGGGTATCGGCCACGCTCGACCAGCTGGGCATGCCGGCCGAAATCCTGTACGTCAACGACGGCAGCACCGACGCAACACTTTCTGTCATGCGACAGCTGCAGGCTGACGATCGACGCGTGAGCCTCATCGACCTGTCACGCAATTTCGGCAAAGAAATCGCCATGACGGCGGGCCTCGACTACGCCCGAGGCGAAGCTGTCATCGTGATAGATACAGATCTGCAGGATCCGCCCGAGCTGATACCTGAAATGGTTCGCTTGTGGCGAGCCGGGCATGATGTCGTGTATGCGCAGCGCCAGTCGCGCGACGGCGAAACCTGGCTGAAGAAGGCAACGGCACATTGCTTCTACCGGCTGATTGATCGTGTGGCGCGCGTCCGCGTTCCGCGCGACACGGGCGATTATCGCTTGCTGTCCCGTCGCGCCGTAGAGGCCGTGCAGCAGCTGAAGGAGCAACACCGATTCATGAAAGGCCTGTTCGCATGGGTCGGTTTCTCTCAGATAGCGTTGCCGTATCGTCGCGATGCCCGCTATGCCGGCGTCACGAAGTGGAACTACTGGAAGCTGTGGAACTTCGCGATCGAGGGCATCACGTCGTTCACAACAGTGCCGCTGCGCGTCGCGACCTACATAGGCCTTGGCACCGCAGCGTTCGCGTTCTCGTATGCGGCAGTCGTCTTCTACCGGGCTATCATGCACGGCGATCCAGTACGCGGATACCCGTCGCTCATGATCGTCATGCTGTTTCTCGGCGGCGTCCAGCTGATGACGTTGGGCGTGATTGGTGAATACGTCGGCCGCATGTTCAATGAAACGAAGGGCCGGCCGCTTTACTTCACGAACCAAGTGACGTTCGGCGCGAATCCGCCGGCAGTGGCCACGAGTCGCAGCGATATTGTCGGCACCGCGTGA
- a CDS encoding GtrA family protein produces MKLAYRQPLLFAVSGIAGFITDAGILYAASAAGLGYFAGRAISFLCAVWVTWQINRRYTFAADRRQSAWSEWLNYLAAMSAGGAVNYAAYTAAIVTLQLSPAVRPLAAVAMGSLAGMIVNYATAKLWVFSSRTHQQ; encoded by the coding sequence GTGAAGCTCGCATATCGTCAGCCGCTTCTTTTTGCCGTTTCGGGAATAGCGGGATTCATCACTGACGCCGGCATTCTGTACGCTGCCAGCGCCGCAGGCCTTGGCTATTTCGCCGGCCGCGCAATTTCATTCCTTTGCGCGGTATGGGTCACCTGGCAAATCAATCGGCGCTATACCTTTGCGGCCGATCGGCGGCAAAGCGCGTGGTCGGAGTGGTTGAATTACCTGGCGGCCATGTCAGCCGGCGGCGCAGTCAATTATGCGGCATACACCGCCGCGATCGTCACTCTGCAACTATCTCCAGCCGTTCGGCCGCTTGCAGCCGTCGCGATGGGTTCGCTGGCCGGGATGATCGTCAACTACGCGACGGCAAAGCTTTGGGTCTTCAGTTCGCGAACGCATCAACAATAA
- a CDS encoding transcriptional regulator, whose protein sequence is MNTVTLGVDTEDAVSARFVAAMKGEPQGAFITFATPELLLQTLTQMRWEILKKMTGAGRLSLREVARRVGRDVRRVSDDVHALLDVGVLERCDDGSIEFPYDAVHVDFTFQAEAA, encoded by the coding sequence ATGAACACAGTAACCCTCGGCGTCGATACTGAAGACGCCGTTTCGGCCCGCTTCGTTGCCGCCATGAAGGGCGAGCCGCAAGGGGCCTTTATCACCTTCGCCACGCCGGAACTGCTGCTGCAGACGCTTACGCAGATGCGCTGGGAAATTCTCAAAAAGATGACCGGCGCGGGCAGGCTATCGCTGCGAGAGGTCGCGCGCCGCGTCGGTCGGGACGTTCGGCGCGTAAGCGATGACGTTCATGCGCTGCTCGATGTCGGCGTGCTGGAGCGCTGCGACGACGGCTCTATTGAATTTCCGTATGACGCGGTGCACGTCGATTTCACGTTTCAGGCTGAGGCTGCCTGA
- a CDS encoding antirestriction protein, producing the protein MNTQTETVSITPALVAEGSRVTTMASFFGRYAVMFESYVYGSMKRLAGENQYTGGYWNFYRLSNSGFYMAPSHDQAFHLSNAENYFEGSVTPDAAGIIASLFALGQLCNRTGIEEHIELYYALREYAHQHPERRLIFKAID; encoded by the coding sequence ATGAACACCCAAACCGAAACCGTTTCGATCACACCCGCCCTGGTAGCTGAAGGCTCGCGCGTTACCACGATGGCGAGCTTCTTTGGCCGCTACGCTGTCATGTTTGAGTCGTATGTGTACGGCTCGATGAAGCGCCTGGCGGGCGAGAACCAGTACACAGGCGGTTACTGGAATTTCTATCGGCTGAGCAACAGCGGCTTCTACATGGCGCCGAGCCACGATCAAGCCTTTCACCTGAGCAACGCGGAAAACTATTTCGAGGGTTCCGTTACCCCGGATGCGGCAGGCATCATTGCGAGTCTCTTTGCCTTGGGCCAGCTCTGCAACCGGACGGGGATTGAAGAACACATTGAGTTGTATTACGCGCTGCGCGAATACGCGCACCAGCACCCGGAACGCCGCCTGATCTTTAAGGCGATCGACTAA
- a CDS encoding plasmid mobilization protein, protein MPKHQGGLGKPIAFRLTPADREAYLAKVAESGLTQSEFFRQAVLTNKTKVIARPKASVDRKRMLQIFAKTSNNINQIAHRANSDHLQGKLSEATYDQLLYQLQIIARYLKTSLNHAD, encoded by the coding sequence ATGCCGAAGCATCAGGGGGGATTGGGCAAGCCGATCGCGTTCCGACTTACGCCGGCCGATCGTGAAGCCTATCTAGCGAAGGTCGCGGAATCGGGGCTCACGCAGTCCGAGTTTTTCCGGCAGGCCGTGCTGACCAACAAGACCAAGGTTATTGCGCGGCCGAAAGCGAGCGTCGATCGCAAGCGCATGCTGCAGATCTTCGCGAAGACCAGCAACAACATTAACCAGATCGCGCACCGCGCGAACTCGGACCATCTGCAGGGCAAGCTGTCCGAGGCCACTTACGACCAGCTGCTGTACCAGCTGCAGATCATCGCGCGCTACCTCAAGACGAGCCTGAATCATGCTGATTAG
- a CDS encoding LPD7 domain-containing protein, translating to MLIRVRGYHAGIKDYLEDGQKKDRDMQRDEMDERVMLAGDLQLTHDIIESIDTDAERYLTVTLSFKEDYVAPEVLQDIVREFERFAFAAYEPSEYVMYAEAHLPKIKAYTNRKNGEPVERKPHVHIVIPATNLLSGTRLEPFGLVDTNTKFIDAFQEHINHKYGLASPKDNRRVEFTDASEMISRYKGDVFEGSNSDAKARILEAVMSRDIRSYDDFKTVLAEFGETRTRNAGKPGEYENVKLDGAPRGINLKEYVFSREFVELTADQKNEALNARYKPQYDAAGDPQATPAPLLALIQEWENVRSKEVKYLNGAFRARYREMSAEEQQQVLAERESRFYQRYDNEGINDASSRRIDFGMGRTYGGRGRGTSRVYEPGRHTVEPEQAREAERTAAAGLDLDHEYDLDADRRGTPAESRDGMRDLQGIGLDGEHARSQVLLPDLAPYQLGNDRSSAVDALRWRSAGRGRSGSTEPAGRGLGSHWRYELAVEYERYAQSTATEQRAMNAATAAKLSRSYDRLKGGGKLPPGFDRRSRPESLHRTPRLSDTPSLHPRSDVPAPSRARRSKMSRAQSDRLAAEFEVGKGGARSRRGRPPALRDEVSLPSTWQRPRRARNTATGRAADTMLDQLERNLHEQRQQRAAGPRSEFQEIRQQLDASRLLASLAHSHGVLIDKYSITRGRDGSDRIRAGNRNLNVSDFLTKEMNLPWSEASRILRDTYHEQMRNDPDYLARQTPQKLFWREYQEHRNQQLVDFRNRWLDQGASERARKSSIRDVFTRQRSQIIDNPALSAADKKAALSVARMQRIEQEAALREAIAIERDALKASTRYRIDDHYREFLAERAQAGDERALHELRRVQRVGRRVDPAPAARIEPVQPQQPNAIIYRGTSVTHDVHQNGDVTYRQDGKAVLDDEGHSLRMWEADDTAIELGLMLAQKKFGNVLELKGPEDFRHAAARVAAQRNMRIEFSEPELNDVMRGHRAMLDAQEQERNERERAREQAIRKIARDALRPQQDGQTRDIEPGPEPDPDPGIER from the coding sequence ATGCTGATTAGGGTGCGCGGGTATCACGCCGGCATCAAAGACTATCTTGAGGACGGCCAGAAGAAAGACCGCGACATGCAGCGCGACGAGATGGACGAGCGCGTGATGCTGGCCGGCGATCTGCAGCTGACGCACGACATCATCGAGTCGATCGACACCGACGCAGAGCGGTATCTGACGGTCACGCTTTCATTTAAAGAAGACTACGTTGCGCCGGAAGTGCTGCAGGACATCGTGCGCGAGTTTGAGCGCTTTGCGTTCGCCGCTTACGAGCCCAGCGAATATGTGATGTACGCAGAAGCGCACCTACCGAAAATCAAGGCATACACGAACCGGAAGAACGGCGAGCCGGTAGAGCGCAAGCCGCACGTTCACATCGTCATTCCCGCCACCAACCTTCTTAGCGGCACGCGCCTTGAACCGTTCGGGCTGGTCGACACGAATACGAAGTTTATCGACGCCTTCCAGGAACACATCAATCACAAGTACGGGCTCGCCAGTCCGAAGGACAACCGGCGCGTGGAATTCACCGACGCGTCTGAAATGATTAGCCGGTACAAGGGCGATGTCTTCGAAGGATCGAACAGTGACGCCAAGGCGCGGATCCTCGAAGCGGTCATGTCGCGCGACATCCGAAGCTACGACGATTTCAAGACCGTGCTTGCCGAGTTTGGCGAGACACGCACGCGTAACGCCGGCAAGCCAGGCGAGTACGAAAACGTGAAGCTGGACGGCGCGCCGCGCGGTATCAACCTGAAGGAATACGTGTTCTCGCGCGAGTTTGTCGAACTGACGGCCGATCAAAAGAATGAAGCACTGAATGCGCGGTACAAGCCGCAGTACGATGCGGCCGGCGATCCGCAGGCCACACCCGCACCTTTGCTCGCGCTCATTCAAGAGTGGGAGAACGTGCGATCGAAAGAAGTGAAGTACCTGAATGGCGCATTTCGCGCGCGCTATCGGGAGATGTCGGCCGAAGAACAGCAGCAGGTTTTGGCCGAGCGCGAAAGCAGGTTCTATCAACGCTACGACAACGAGGGCATAAATGACGCATCCAGCAGACGAATCGACTTCGGCATGGGAAGAACCTATGGTGGACGGGGACGGGGAACTTCACGGGTATACGAGCCAGGGCGGCACACAGTCGAACCCGAGCAAGCGCGCGAAGCGGAGCGCACCGCCGCCGCAGGCCTCGACCTCGATCACGAGTATGACCTTGATGCAGATCGACGCGGGACGCCGGCCGAATCCCGAGACGGTATGCGAGATTTGCAAGGCATCGGTCTGGATGGCGAGCACGCGCGAAGTCAAGTGCTATTGCCGGATCTTGCACCGTATCAGCTGGGAAACGACCGATCCTCAGCCGTTGACGCATTGCGATGGCGTAGCGCTGGCCGAGGAAGAAGCGGCAGCACGGAACCAGCAGGACGAGGCTTAGGCTCGCACTGGCGCTATGAGTTGGCCGTTGAGTATGAGCGCTATGCGCAGTCGACGGCCACCGAGCAGCGCGCGATGAATGCGGCGACAGCAGCGAAGCTCAGCCGCAGCTATGACCGCTTGAAGGGAGGCGGGAAATTGCCGCCCGGTTTTGACCGCCGAAGCCGGCCGGAATCTCTTCACCGCACGCCGAGGCTTTCCGATACGCCGTCACTGCACCCGAGGTCTGACGTACCAGCTCCGTCGCGCGCCCGCCGATCGAAGATGAGCCGCGCGCAATCAGACCGGCTTGCAGCAGAATTCGAAGTAGGGAAGGGCGGCGCTCGATCGCGCAGAGGACGGCCGCCGGCACTGCGCGATGAGGTTTCGTTACCGTCGACGTGGCAACGGCCACGGCGCGCGCGAAACACCGCGACGGGCCGGGCAGCAGATACGATGCTAGACCAGCTCGAACGCAATCTGCACGAGCAGCGTCAACAGCGCGCAGCTGGCCCGCGCAGCGAGTTTCAGGAGATCCGTCAACAGCTCGACGCAAGCCGCCTGCTTGCGTCGCTCGCTCATTCGCATGGCGTTCTGATCGACAAGTACAGCATCACGCGTGGGCGCGATGGCTCCGATCGGATCCGAGCCGGAAACCGCAACCTGAACGTCTCCGACTTTCTGACGAAGGAAATGAATCTGCCGTGGTCGGAGGCCTCGCGCATCTTGCGCGACACCTACCACGAGCAGATGCGCAACGACCCTGACTATCTCGCGCGTCAGACGCCGCAAAAGCTTTTCTGGCGCGAATACCAGGAGCATCGAAATCAGCAGCTGGTCGACTTCCGCAATCGCTGGCTCGACCAGGGCGCCAGTGAGCGCGCCCGCAAATCGAGCATCCGCGATGTCTTTACGCGTCAGCGCTCGCAGATCATCGACAACCCGGCGCTATCGGCGGCCGACAAGAAGGCCGCGCTGTCGGTCGCTCGCATGCAGCGCATCGAGCAGGAAGCCGCTTTGCGCGAAGCTATCGCCATCGAGCGCGACGCGTTGAAGGCGTCGACGCGCTACCGTATTGATGACCACTACCGCGAATTTCTTGCGGAGCGTGCGCAAGCGGGCGACGAGCGGGCGCTACACGAGCTGCGCCGCGTGCAGCGTGTCGGCCGGCGAGTGGATCCAGCGCCGGCCGCACGCATCGAGCCAGTACAGCCACAGCAGCCGAACGCGATCATCTATCGCGGCACGAGCGTAACGCACGATGTACACCAGAACGGCGATGTCACCTATCGGCAGGACGGTAAGGCCGTTCTTGATGACGAAGGGCATTCGCTACGGATGTGGGAGGCTGACGACACCGCGATCGAGCTAGGCTTGATGCTCGCACAGAAGAAGTTTGGGAATGTTCTTGAATTGAAGGGACCGGAAGACTTTCGCCATGCCGCTGCGCGCGTGGCCGCGCAACGCAACATGCGAATCGAGTTTTCCGAACCCGAACTGAACGACGTGATGCGCGGCCATCGCGCGATGCTTGATGCGCAGGAACAGGAGCGAAATGAGCGCGAGCGTGCACGAGAGCAGGCTATCCGCAAAATTGCTCGCGACGCTTTGCGTCCCCAGCAGGACGGACAAACACGTGACATCGAGCCGGGCCCTGAGCCGGATCCAGATCCGGGTATTGAGCGATGA
- a CDS encoding TrfB-related DNA-binding protein: protein MPAKRKMSAPDFEAVRPMLNISPARIDAARAVLVDGKTLQAVATANGWKARQTVSDCVDVVFDAYEKWKQGQEAAEQYRAQVAQEHAPAAAETPRH from the coding sequence ATGCCCGCAAAACGCAAAATGAGCGCGCCCGACTTCGAAGCCGTCAGGCCAATGCTCAACATTTCCCCGGCTCGCATCGACGCAGCCCGCGCCGTTCTTGTCGACGGCAAAACGCTTCAGGCTGTAGCCACCGCTAACGGTTGGAAAGCACGGCAGACCGTCAGCGATTGCGTTGATGTCGTATTCGACGCATACGAAAAATGGAAGCAGGGACAGGAAGCCGCCGAGCAGTACCGCGCACAGGTTGCGCAAGAACACGCACCAGCTGCAGCAGAGACGCCGAGGCACTAA
- a CDS encoding DNA ligase, protein MRRALKKRDAGKRLALPAALPGVPLVRQIEAADLMLATLHRKPFSDPNWIYELKYDGYRCLVRKAGDTVQLVTRNGNLLNRSFPDIVSAVAALPDDFVLDAELTVDDPGGHPSFSRLKARAATSVASRVRAAIKAHPARLYIFDVMALNGRDLRGLPLVTRKDHLRDCFDNTPTLIYVNGIVGAGEWVFEQVVKERFEGMVAKRLQSPYQRGRTPDWRKIKYAGFGRPAALGFGTAPGAG, encoded by the coding sequence ATGCGCCGAGCCCTCAAAAAGCGAGATGCCGGAAAGCGGCTCGCGCTGCCGGCGGCTCTGCCCGGCGTGCCCCTTGTTCGGCAGATCGAGGCGGCAGATTTGATGCTGGCAACGCTGCACAGAAAGCCGTTCTCTGATCCGAACTGGATCTACGAGCTGAAATACGACGGCTATCGCTGCCTGGTGCGCAAGGCGGGCGATACCGTCCAGCTTGTGACTCGAAACGGGAATCTGTTGAATCGCTCGTTCCCCGACATTGTTTCAGCTGTCGCCGCGTTACCTGACGATTTCGTGCTGGACGCTGAGCTAACCGTAGATGACCCAGGCGGGCATCCCTCTTTCTCCCGACTAAAGGCACGCGCCGCAACCTCGGTAGCTTCGCGCGTGCGGGCCGCGATAAAGGCGCACCCTGCCCGCCTTTACATTTTCGACGTGATGGCGCTGAATGGGCGCGATTTGCGCGGCCTACCGCTCGTGACGCGAAAGGACCATCTGCGTGACTGCTTCGATAACACGCCGACGCTGATCTACGTTAATGGGATTGTCGGCGCAGGCGAATGGGTTTTTGAGCAGGTAGTCAAAGAACGCTTCGAAGGCATGGTTGCGAAGCGCCTGCAGTCTCCATATCAGCGCGGCCGGACGCCGGACTGGCGCAAAATCAAGTACGCGGGCTTTGGGCGGCCGGCAGCCCTCGGGTTTGGGACAGCGCCAGGCGCGGGCTAG
- a CDS encoding transcriptional regulator has translation MTLLKPEHLRPFAEKWERPTGEVIAEVLHRAGLTGVRAAQLTGVADDRSVRRWTGDERGIPYAAWALLCHAAGLGQIWLQQQDAPRD, from the coding sequence ATGACACTGCTAAAACCCGAACACCTGCGCCCCTTTGCGGAAAAGTGGGAGCGCCCGACTGGCGAAGTCATTGCCGAGGTATTGCATCGGGCAGGGCTGACAGGCGTTCGGGCAGCGCAGCTAACGGGCGTTGCCGATGACAGGTCGGTACGCCGCTGGACCGGCGACGAAAGAGGAATTCCATACGCCGCCTGGGCTTTGCTCTGCCACGCGGCAGGATTGGGCCAGATATGGCTGCAACAGCAGGACGCGCCGCGCGACTAA
- a CDS encoding ArnT family glycosyltransferase, which yields MKHGETPTLWRWLVVAAVVSFVPSLFFPYVGEEGVYTITTLEMWHGHLWSNPVLYGNPYGRPPFLNWMMLPFAMAFGPAHVLVASRLVTALATVFTGAALFAFTRAIGGTRRAAWLGMLVFFSSDALLYHGWLAYSDPLFALLTFGAMASVMVAARRKAVAPLAVAMVLMTAAFLTKALTAYVFVFATLAVVFVRHADARSTLLKPAALLCYLAGIAAPLVWFQVSGSTGGSGHEGGMMAADILNRMWPDGGRGWIKQIFAFPVETFCRFLPVSAIVVYGLLRGKTSGVSETRSWETTAAITVLLNFMPYWLSPQGSIRYILPLYPCIAFMLASRLATLSERTVRTAVYCVAAVVGLKFFALAVFPVIQLRQHGDATAAARAIVAIAGTDRIYTDDPSSAGLSVASNIDGQRWPAAPIGWIPPELPDGWLFTRIADRPATAVVWTGNLGNERMYLLCSKRTCESAAARANRPAIVDAATRPASGAAH from the coding sequence ATGAAGCACGGGGAAACACCCACTCTTTGGCGCTGGCTCGTGGTGGCGGCCGTTGTGAGCTTTGTACCTAGCCTTTTTTTCCCATACGTGGGCGAAGAAGGCGTTTACACGATAACAACGCTCGAAATGTGGCACGGGCATCTATGGTCTAACCCGGTGCTGTACGGAAATCCCTACGGTCGACCTCCATTTCTGAACTGGATGATGCTCCCGTTCGCAATGGCCTTCGGCCCGGCACACGTACTCGTGGCAAGCCGGCTCGTGACGGCACTTGCAACCGTCTTCACTGGCGCGGCGCTATTTGCCTTCACTCGCGCTATCGGTGGGACGCGCCGTGCGGCATGGTTGGGTATGTTGGTGTTCTTCAGCTCGGACGCCTTGCTTTATCACGGATGGTTGGCGTACTCAGATCCGCTCTTTGCTTTGCTGACCTTCGGTGCGATGGCATCTGTAATGGTTGCGGCAAGGCGCAAGGCTGTGGCTCCGCTAGCTGTCGCGATGGTTCTGATGACGGCGGCTTTCCTGACAAAAGCGCTGACGGCCTACGTCTTCGTCTTTGCAACGCTTGCTGTCGTGTTTGTGAGGCATGCAGATGCGCGGTCTACGCTGCTCAAGCCGGCCGCCCTGCTCTGCTATCTCGCCGGCATTGCCGCGCCGCTTGTGTGGTTCCAGGTAAGCGGCAGCACGGGGGGCTCGGGGCATGAAGGCGGCATGATGGCGGCCGACATCCTTAATCGGATGTGGCCGGATGGCGGACGTGGGTGGATAAAACAGATCTTCGCATTCCCGGTTGAGACGTTCTGCCGCTTTCTGCCTGTTTCCGCGATCGTGGTCTATGGCCTGCTTCGAGGTAAAACGAGCGGTGTCAGCGAGACACGCTCGTGGGAAACGACGGCAGCAATCACGGTCCTGCTTAACTTCATGCCCTATTGGCTGTCGCCGCAAGGGAGCATTCGCTACATCCTGCCGCTGTACCCGTGTATCGCGTTCATGCTGGCCAGCAGACTCGCGACGTTGAGTGAGCGAACGGTACGCACTGCGGTTTACTGCGTTGCGGCCGTTGTTGGTCTAAAGTTTTTCGCGCTCGCGGTGTTCCCCGTTATCCAGTTGCGACAGCACGGCGACGCGACAGCTGCCGCACGGGCGATCGTGGCAATTGCTGGAACGGATCGGATTTACACAGACGACCCATCGAGTGCGGGCCTGTCCGTCGCGAGCAACATCGACGGGCAGCGTTGGCCAGCTGCGCCCATAGGTTGGATCCCTCCCGAGCTGCCTGACGGTTGGTTGTTCACGCGGATCGCGGATAGACCGGCAACCGCCGTTGTCTGGACGGGGAACCTCGGCAATGAAAGAATGTATCTGCTCTGTAGCAAGCGGACGTGTGAATCAGCTGCTGCGAGAGCCAATCGACCGGCGATTGTCGACGCGGCAACACGACCGGCGAGCGGTGCGGCCCATTGA
- a CDS encoding replication protein RepA codes for MATKKQTTQAGPARPEAESRLELDYRSGKPVPAWVKELIETQLAIEAEDAKSAGTIGFMSRALVLATMPYKDPKTDVYTRRNGDFTLRIVAGYEGDVPGKGGIPFGIYPRLLMSWVSTEAVRSQSPVIELGESLRVFLRDVLEVRSTGGGARGSGSRAVEQMKRLFGAMITAQYSGAIQNRGFKLRNVQIADDVDLLQEDIDSLDNLEAADGTPAPDDTDPNSGLWTPQAAEEAGTWRSTVRLNRKFFEECITSPVPIDLRVYKSLRRSPLAMDVYTWLTYRVSYLEGRRRPIPWISLMNQFGGRINPEDIGQSVRDFRKAFLTALDMVKIVYPQAQYQISEQGFTPLPSPPSVPRIGTQRDLF; via the coding sequence ATGGCAACGAAAAAACAGACGACGCAGGCAGGACCAGCACGGCCCGAGGCAGAAAGCCGCCTGGAACTCGACTACCGTTCTGGCAAACCCGTTCCGGCATGGGTGAAGGAACTGATTGAAACCCAGCTCGCGATCGAGGCCGAAGACGCCAAAAGTGCAGGCACAATCGGTTTCATGTCTCGCGCACTGGTTCTCGCCACGATGCCGTACAAGGATCCGAAGACAGACGTTTACACGCGTCGCAACGGCGATTTCACGCTTCGGATTGTCGCGGGATATGAAGGCGATGTACCGGGAAAAGGCGGCATTCCCTTTGGCATCTATCCGCGCCTTTTGATGTCGTGGGTTTCGACGGAAGCTGTACGGAGCCAATCCCCCGTTATTGAGCTTGGCGAATCGCTGCGCGTGTTTCTGCGCGATGTCCTCGAAGTGCGCAGCACTGGAGGCGGCGCACGCGGTAGCGGCAGCCGCGCCGTTGAACAGATGAAACGGTTGTTCGGCGCAATGATTACGGCGCAGTACAGCGGTGCGATTCAAAACCGGGGGTTCAAGCTTCGCAATGTCCAGATTGCTGATGACGTGGATCTTTTGCAGGAAGACATTGACAGCCTGGACAACCTGGAAGCCGCTGACGGCACGCCCGCGCCCGACGACACCGACCCGAACAGCGGCCTATGGACACCGCAGGCGGCAGAGGAAGCAGGCACCTGGCGATCGACCGTCAGACTCAACCGGAAATTCTTCGAGGAATGCATTACGAGCCCCGTGCCGATTGATTTGCGCGTCTATAAGTCGCTGCGCCGCTCCCCCTTGGCGATGGACGTTTATACCTGGCTAACGTATCGCGTTAGCTACCTCGAAGGCCGCCGACGCCCGATCCCGTGGATTTCGTTGATGAACCAGTTTGGCGGCCGGATCAACCCGGAAGACATCGGCCAATCTGTGCGAGATTTTCGGAAAGCGTTCCTGACCGCACTCGATATGGTCAAGATCGTCTATCCGCAGGCGCAATATCAGATTTCTGAACAGGGCTTTACTCCCCTGCCCTCCCCGCCGTCTGTGCCGCGCATTGGCACGCAGCGCGACCTGTTCTAA